A portion of the Carya illinoinensis cultivar Pawnee chromosome 11, C.illinoinensisPawnee_v1, whole genome shotgun sequence genome contains these proteins:
- the LOC122281808 gene encoding mitochondrial carnitine/acylcarnitine carrier-like protein — translation MGDVAKDLAAGTVGGAAQLIVGHPFDTIKVKLQSQPAPLPGQTLKYAGAMDAVRQTVAAEGPRGLYKGMGAPLATVAAFNAVLFSVRGQMEALLRSQPGAPLTVNQQIVCGAGAGVAVSVLACPTELIKCRLQAQSALADSSSASVAVKYGGPMDVARHVLRSEGGVRGLFKGLVPTMAREVPGNAAMFGVYEALKQFFAGGQDTSKLGRGSLVVAGGLAGASFWLLVYPTDVVKSVIQVDDYKYPKFSGSIDAFRKILASEGVKGLYKGFGPAMARSVPANAACFLAYEVTRSSLG, via the exons ATGGGGGATGTTGCAAAGGATTTGGCTGCTGGGACTGTTGGAGGAGCAGCACAATTGATTGTCGGACATCCCTTTGACACCATTAAGGTCAAGCTCCAGAGCCAGCCTGCTCCACTTCCAGGCCAAACTCTCAAGTATGCAGGTGCAATGGATGCTGTCAGACAAACAGTAGCTGCTGAAGGCCCTAGAGGTTTGTACAAGGGTATGGGGGCTCCACTGGCCACTGTGGCTGCCTTCAACGCTGTCCTCTTCAGTGTGAGGGGACAAATGGAGGCATTATTGCGATCTCAACCGGGTGCTCCCCTTACGGTTAACCAGCAAATAGTCTGTGGGGCAGGGGCTGGGGTTGCCGTTTCTGTTTTAGCTTGCCCTACTGAATTGATCAAGTGCAG GTTGCAAGCCCAGAGTGCATTGGCAGATTCTAGTTCAGCCAGTGTGGCAGTGAAGTATGGAGGCCCAATGGATGTAGCCAGGCATGTTCTCAGATCAGAAGGTGGTGTAAGGGGTCTCTTCAAAGGATTGGTTCCTACTATGGCACGTGAGGTTCCCGGAAATGCTGCTATGTTTGGTGTCTATGAAGCTCTGAAGCAGTTTTTTGCTGGTGGTCAAGACACTTCTAAATTGGGAAGAGGCTCTTTGGTTGTGGCTGGAGGTCTAGCTGGAGCTTCCTTCTGGCTGTTGGTCTACCCAACTGATGTTGTCAAGAGTGTAATTCAGGTAGATGATTACAAATATCCCAAGTTCTCTGGCTCCATTGATGCTTTTAGAAAGATCCTGGCCTCAGAGGGAGTGAAGGGCCTGTACAAGGGCTTTGGACCTGCCATGGCCCGAAGTGTTCCTGCAAATGCTGCATGCTTCTTGGCATATGAGGTGACAAGATCAAGTTTGGGATAA
- the LOC122280845 gene encoding probable phosphopantothenoylcysteine decarboxylase isoform X2 produces the protein MACSEPACAERIPIQVKVIPRKPRILLAASGSVAAIKFGKLCHCFSEWAEVRAVATQASLHFIDRVSLPKNVVLYTEEDEWFSWNRIGDNVLHIELRRWADIMVIAPLSANTLGKIAGGLCDNLLTCIVRAWDYSKPFFIAPSMNTMMWKNPFTERLLMSIDELGISLIPPVTKRQACGDSGNGAMAEPADIYSTVRLFFESKIRQDGSNIQQLAL, from the exons ATGGCATGCTCAGAACCTGCCTGTGCAGAAAGGATTCCAATACAAGTCAAAGTTATTCCCAGGAAACCACGGATTCTACTTGCTGCTAGTGGAAGTGTGGCAGCCATAAAGTTTGGCAAGCTCTGCCATTGCTTTTCAGAATGGGCAGAAGTAAGAGCAGTTGCCACACAGGCATCTTTGCATTTCATAGATAGGGTGTCACTTCCCAAGAATGTAGTTCTGTATACTGAAGAGGATGAATGGTTTAGTTGGAATAGAATTGGCGATAATGTGCTTCACATTGAGCTGCGCCGATGGGCTGATATAATGGTTATTGCTCCATTGTCAGCCAACACACTTGGCAAG ATCGCTGGGGGATTGTGCGACAATTTACTAACATGCATTGTCCGAGCATGGGATTACAGCAAGCCATTCTTTATTGCACCTTCCATGAACACAATGATGTGGAAAAATCCTTTCACAGAACGACTTCTTATGTCAATTGATGAACTCGGGATTTCTCTCATCCCGCCTGTCACTAAGAGGCAGGCATGTGGGGATTCTGGCAATGGTGCAATGGCCGAACCTGCAGATATCTACTCAACAGTAAGGCTTTTCTTCGAGTCAAAGATTCGACAGGATGGCAGTAATATTCAGCAACTAGCGTTGTAA
- the LOC122280845 gene encoding probable phosphopantothenoylcysteine decarboxylase isoform X1, producing the protein MRERERERERERVGGKKRNTNLKQSSGGLSLETWWSRQQKRFLDRNTIPLALHLVEFCRKRTLKGLTPIGNLNSLVQVMACSEPACAERIPIQVKVIPRKPRILLAASGSVAAIKFGKLCHCFSEWAEVRAVATQASLHFIDRVSLPKNVVLYTEEDEWFSWNRIGDNVLHIELRRWADIMVIAPLSANTLGKIAGGLCDNLLTCIVRAWDYSKPFFIAPSMNTMMWKNPFTERLLMSIDELGISLIPPVTKRQACGDSGNGAMAEPADIYSTVRLFFESKIRQDGSNIQQLAL; encoded by the exons atgagagagagagagagagagagagagagagagagagttggggggaaaaaaagaaatacgaATCTGAAACAGAGCAGTGGAGGCTTGAGCCTTGAAACTTGGTGGAGTAGACAACAGAAACGTTTCCTTGACCGAAATACGATTCCTTTAGCCCTCCACCTTGTTGAGTTTTGTAGGAAAAGAACCCTAAAAGGACTCACACCAATTGGGAATTTAAACTCTCTAGTACAG GTAATGGCATGCTCAGAACCTGCCTGTGCAGAAAGGATTCCAATACAAGTCAAAGTTATTCCCAGGAAACCACGGATTCTACTTGCTGCTAGTGGAAGTGTGGCAGCCATAAAGTTTGGCAAGCTCTGCCATTGCTTTTCAGAATGGGCAGAAGTAAGAGCAGTTGCCACACAGGCATCTTTGCATTTCATAGATAGGGTGTCACTTCCCAAGAATGTAGTTCTGTATACTGAAGAGGATGAATGGTTTAGTTGGAATAGAATTGGCGATAATGTGCTTCACATTGAGCTGCGCCGATGGGCTGATATAATGGTTATTGCTCCATTGTCAGCCAACACACTTGGCAAG ATCGCTGGGGGATTGTGCGACAATTTACTAACATGCATTGTCCGAGCATGGGATTACAGCAAGCCATTCTTTATTGCACCTTCCATGAACACAATGATGTGGAAAAATCCTTTCACAGAACGACTTCTTATGTCAATTGATGAACTCGGGATTTCTCTCATCCCGCCTGTCACTAAGAGGCAGGCATGTGGGGATTCTGGCAATGGTGCAATGGCCGAACCTGCAGATATCTACTCAACAGTAAGGCTTTTCTTCGAGTCAAAGATTCGACAGGATGGCAGTAATATTCAGCAACTAGCGTTGTAA
- the LOC122280845 gene encoding probable phosphopantothenoylcysteine decarboxylase isoform X3 — MRERERERERERVGGKKRNTNLKQSSGGLSLETWWSRQQKRFLDRNTIPLALHLVEFCRKRTLKGLTPIGNLNSLVQIAGGLCDNLLTCIVRAWDYSKPFFIAPSMNTMMWKNPFTERLLMSIDELGISLIPPVTKRQACGDSGNGAMAEPADIYSTVRLFFESKIRQDGSNIQQLAL; from the exons atgagagagagagagagagagagagagagagagagagttggggggaaaaaaagaaatacgaATCTGAAACAGAGCAGTGGAGGCTTGAGCCTTGAAACTTGGTGGAGTAGACAACAGAAACGTTTCCTTGACCGAAATACGATTCCTTTAGCCCTCCACCTTGTTGAGTTTTGTAGGAAAAGAACCCTAAAAGGACTCACACCAATTGGGAATTTAAACTCTCTAGTACAG ATCGCTGGGGGATTGTGCGACAATTTACTAACATGCATTGTCCGAGCATGGGATTACAGCAAGCCATTCTTTATTGCACCTTCCATGAACACAATGATGTGGAAAAATCCTTTCACAGAACGACTTCTTATGTCAATTGATGAACTCGGGATTTCTCTCATCCCGCCTGTCACTAAGAGGCAGGCATGTGGGGATTCTGGCAATGGTGCAATGGCCGAACCTGCAGATATCTACTCAACAGTAAGGCTTTTCTTCGAGTCAAAGATTCGACAGGATGGCAGTAATATTCAGCAACTAGCGTTGTAA